A stretch of the Candidatus Berkelbacteria bacterium genome encodes the following:
- a CDS encoding bL21 family ribosomal protein, with translation MKKAQAKKVAIIETGGKQYLVQPGDTLKVELIRTEKNQLTLRDLLANKNVTATILTEGRHPKVSGRIFRNKVRSSRFPRGHKQRYTALKIESMI, from the coding sequence ATGAAAAAAGCTCAAGCTAAAAAAGTAGCGATTATCGAAACCGGCGGCAAGCAATATCTTGTCCAGCCAGGCGATACCCTTAAGGTGGAACTGATTAGAACGGAGAAAAATCAACTTACTCTCCGCGATCTCTTGGCCAACAAAAATGTGACCGCAACCATTTTAACAGAAGGTCGTCATCCAAAAGTCTCCGGTCGCATCTTTCGCAATAAAGTCCGTTCCTCGCGTTTCCCTCGTGGCCATAAACAGCGCTATACTGCTCTTAAAATCGAATCAATGATTTAA
- the secE gene encoding preprotein translocase subunit SecE gives MIRPIAYLRESYDELRKVKWPSRETTIQYTLTVIGAVILLTTFYGLIDFGLSEIISRMLNRS, from the coding sequence ATGATCCGCCCCATTGCATATCTTCGAGAAAGTTACGACGAATTACGGAAGGTGAAATGGCCAAGTCGCGAAACTACGATTCAATACACTTTAACCGTGATTGGCGCTGTTATTCTCCTGACAACTTTCTATGGCTTAATCGATTTTGGCCTTTCAGAAATTATCAGCCGGATGCTTAACCGTAGCTAA
- the nusG gene encoding transcription termination/antitermination protein NusG: MTDIFDQPEELDSETLIGETIKHASRRPRPSLLGQKQAGERGWYVIHTYTGYEDQVAETLRQRIESLGMDDKIFDVIVPVEKQIEIRNGKRRTVERKIFPGYVLVEMLVTDDSWYVVRNTPNVTGFIGLGVRPTPIPLAEVDRIKKRMGVEEPKYQIDFTINDLVTITDGPLKGFQATVSEIDEEKGKVKVLVNMFGRETPALLDFLQVKKV, translated from the coding sequence ATGACAGACATTTTTGATCAACCAGAAGAATTAGATTCCGAAACCTTAATCGGTGAAACTATTAAACATGCAAGTCGACGGCCGCGACCTTCGCTTCTTGGGCAGAAACAAGCCGGTGAGCGCGGTTGGTATGTGATTCACACCTACACTGGCTACGAGGATCAGGTAGCCGAAACTCTCCGCCAGCGTATTGAATCACTTGGCATGGACGACAAGATTTTTGATGTGATCGTGCCAGTCGAGAAACAGATTGAGATTCGCAATGGCAAACGCCGGACCGTTGAGCGCAAAATTTTTCCGGGTTACGTTTTGGTTGAAATGCTAGTGACAGACGACTCATGGTATGTTGTCAGAAATACTCCGAACGTTACTGGCTTTATTGGCTTGGGTGTCCGTCCAACGCCGATTCCGCTTGCCGAAGTTGATCGAATAAAAAAGAGAATGGGCGTTGAAGAACCCAAATATCAGATCGATTTCACAATCAACGATCTTGTAACAATTACCGATGGTCCACTTAAAGGTTTTCAGGCGACTGTGAGTGAGATTGATGAAGAAAAAGGGAAAGTTAAGGTTCTCGTCAACATGTTTGGGCGTGAAACGCCCGCTCTACTCGATTTCTTACAAGTTAAGAAAGTTTAG
- the rplK gene encoding 50S ribosomal protein L11, whose product MAKAIKTMIKLQIPAGKANPAPPVGTALGPHGVNIMDFCNQFNERTKQLGNTIIPVELTLYVDRSFDFILKQPPAAVLLRQAAGVEKGASEVGKQKVGKISQARLRELAEQKMSDLNANDIESAMKILTGTARSMGIEIQN is encoded by the coding sequence ATGGCAAAAGCAATTAAGACCATGATTAAACTCCAAATTCCCGCTGGCAAGGCTAATCCGGCGCCGCCTGTTGGAACGGCTCTCGGGCCGCACGGCGTAAATATTATGGATTTTTGCAATCAATTTAATGAGCGCACCAAGCAACTTGGCAACACAATCATTCCGGTTGAACTTACGCTCTATGTGGATAGAAGTTTCGATTTCATCCTTAAACAACCACCAGCCGCCGTCCTATTGCGTCAAGCCGCTGGTGTTGAAAAAGGAGCAAGTGAGGTTGGTAAGCAAAAAGTCGGTAAAATTTCCCAAGCTAGACTTCGTGAATTAGCCGAGCAAAAAATGTCCGATTTAAATGCAAACGATATCGAATCAGCTATGAAAATTCTGACTGGCACCGCTCGCTCCATGGGAATTGAGATCCAGAACTAA